In a genomic window of Gossypium arboreum isolate Shixiya-1 chromosome 7, ASM2569848v2, whole genome shotgun sequence:
- the LOC108486979 gene encoding transcription factor IBH1-like, with product MMNTPQQVKNPSSSLKSRFITRFLGALTKINAEDPISSSSPTRIFQRYRRIKVASNKSMAYSVRSRRIWSRTMLSRFRSRRSAFSGRRSSVKTTNCTTSPPPALIKVTINEKKTAKGGLDMQTDELRELVPGGEAMDVCNLLDETAHYIKCLTTQVQVMRKIVDFYHLSK from the coding sequence ATGATGAATACCCCTCAACAGGTAAAGAACCCTAGTAGCTCTCTAAAATCCAGGTTCATCACCAGGTTCCTTGGGGCTTTGACTAAGATAAATGCTGAAGACCCCATCTCATCATCTTCTCCCACAAGGATCTTCCAACGTTATCGGAGAATTAAGGTAGCATCTAACAAGTCTATGGCTTACTCGGTTAGGTCCAGGAGAATTTGGAGTAGGACAATGCTTTCGAGGTTCCGAAGCCGTCGATCGGCTTTTTCAGGCAGAAGATCATCAGTCAAGACCACAAATTGTACTACTTCTCCTCCACCTGCCTTGATCAAAGTTACTATTAATGAAAAAAAGACTGCTAAAGGTGGACTTGATATGCAAACTGATGAGTTAAGAGAGCTTGTTCCAGGTGGTGAAGCCATGGATGTCTGCAACTTGTTGGATGAGACTGCACATTACATCAAGTGTCTAACCACCCAGGTACAGGTGATGAGAAAAATTGTTGATTTCTATCATCTCTCTAAGTAA